One Agelaius phoeniceus isolate bAgePho1 chromosome 6, bAgePho1.hap1, whole genome shotgun sequence DNA window includes the following coding sequences:
- the ZBTB1 gene encoding zinc finger and BTB domain-containing protein 1 isoform X1: MAKTSHSNYVLQQLNKQREWGFLCDCCIAIDDIYFQAHKAVLAACSAYFRMFFMNHQNTTAQLNLSNMKISAECFDLILQFMYLGKIMTAPANFEQFKVAMNYLQLYNVPECLEDIQDTDSSSLKCSSPASSTQTNKMIFGVRMYEDALARNGSETNRWGMEPPSSTVNTSHNKEPEEETLHLNSFPEQLFDVCKKSTTSKFSHTKERVSHSRRFGRSFTCDSCGFSFSCEKLLDEHVLTCTNRHSYQSARYYSAEKIDFSEKNSTSKMISTQTEKYKGDSNHAADDSSSPVSNITSRKSSTVASETSGEEGSRASERKRIIIKVEPEDNPTDELKDFNIIKVADKDCNESSDNDDLDDEQEEPLYRYYVEEEMREKRNARKTLKPRLSMDEDERKCLKSPRHLNSKASSVQEDVENAPCELCGLTITEEDLSSHYLSKHIENICACGKCGQILVKGKQLQEHAQTCGEPQDLTMNGIRNSEEKMDLEENPEEQSEIRDMMFAEMLEDFRDSHFQMNSLQKNQLYKHSACPFRCPNCGQRFDTENLVVEHMSNCLEQDLFKNSMLEENERDHRRKHFCNLCGKGFYQRCHLREHYTVHTKEKQFVCQTCGKQFLRERQLRLHNDMHKGMARYVCSICDQGNFRKHDHVRHMISHLSAGETICQVCFQIFPNNEQLEQHRDVHLYTCGVCGAKFNLRKDMRSHYNAKHLKRT, from the coding sequence ATGGCAAAAACCAGCCATAGCAACTATGTCCTTCAGCAGCTAAACAAGCAAAGAGAGTGGGGCTTTCTGTGCGACTGCTGCATCGCTATCGATGATATTTATTTTCAAGCACATAAAGCAGTccttgctgcctgcagtgcctATTTTAGGATGTTTTTTATGAACCATCAAAACACTACAGCCCAGCTGAATCTAAGCAACATGAAGATTAGCGCTGAATGCTTTGATCTCATTTTACAGTTCATGTATTTAGGAAAAATTATGACAGCCCCTGCCAATTTCGAGCAATTTAAAGTGGCCATGAACTATTTACAGCTGTATAATGTACCTGAGTGTCTAGAAGATATACAGGACACAGACTCATCTAGTTTAAAATGTTCATCTCCTGCTTCTAGCACGCAGACTAATAAAATGATATTTGGTGTGAGAATGTATGAAGACGCACTTGCTAGAAATGGCAGTGAAACAAACAGGTGGGGCATGGAGCCACCAAGTTCAACGGTAAATACATCCCATAACAAAGAGCCTGAGGAAGAAACTTTGCACCTCAACAGCTTCCCCGAGCAACTGTTTGATGTCTGCAAAAAAAGCACCACGTCCAAATTCTCTCACACAAAAGAGCGCGTGTCCCACTCGCGCCGGTTTGGAAGGAGCTTCACCTGCGACAGCTGCGGGTTTAGCTTTAGCTGTGAAAAGCTACTGGATGAGCATGTGTTAACATGCACCAACAGGCATTCCTACCAAAGTGCCAGGTACTACAGTGCTGAGAAAATAGACTTTAGTGAAAAGAACTCTACTTCTAAAATGATTTccacacaaacagaaaaatacaagGGGGACTCGAACCATGCTGCGGACGATTCATCGTCTCCCGTGTCAAACATCACgagcagaaaaagcagcactGTTGCCTCTGAGACATCAGGTGAAGAAGGAAGTAGAGCCTCTGAGAGGAAGAGGATTATCATCAAGGTGGAGCCAGAGGACAATCCTACGGATGAGCTGAAGGATTTTAATATTATCAAGGTGGCAGATAAAGACTGCAATGAGTCTTCTGACAACGATGACCTAGATGATGAACAGGAAGAGCCGCTTTACAGATACTACGTTGAGGAAGAGAtgagagagaagagaaatgcTCGGAAGACTCTAAAGCCTCGCTTATCCATGGATGAGGATGAAAGAAAGTGTTTGAAAAGTCCACGGCACCTTAACAGCAAGGCTTCTTCAGTGCAGGAAGATGTGGAGAATGCTCCCTGTGAACTTTGTGGGCTAACAATCACTGAGGAAGATCTGTCCTCTCATTATTTATCCAAACACATAGAAAATATATGTGCTTGTGGCAAGTGTGGTCAAATACTGGTCAAAGGCAAGCAGCTACAGGAGCATGCACAGACCTGTGGAGAACCCCAGGATCTGACCATGAATGGGATCAGAAATTCTGAGGAGAAAATGGACTTGGAAGAAAACCCCGAGGAGCAGTCAGAAATAAGGGACATGATGTTTGCAGAGATGCTAGAGGACTTCAGGGACAGTCACTTCCAAATGAACAGCCTTCAAAAAAACCAGTTATACAAGCATTCTGCCTGTCCTTTCCGATGCCCTAATTGCGGCCAGCGTTTTGATACTGAAAACCTAGTGGTTGAACATATGTCAAACTGCCTGGAGCAAGATCTGTTCAAGAACTCCATGCTGGAAGAGAATGAGAGGGATCACAGGCGTAAGCATTTCTGCAACCTTTGCGGGAAAGGATTTTATCAGCGTTGCCACTTGCGGGAACACTATACCGTTCATACCAAGGAAAAACAGTTTGTTTGTCAGACATGTGGGAAGCAGTTCTTAAGAGAGCGCCAGTTGCGGCTCCACAATGATATGCACAAAGGCATGGCCAGGTATGTCTGTTCCATTTGTGATCAAGGAAACTTCCGAAAACATGACCATGTACGGCATATGATATCTCACTTATCAGCTGGAGAGACTATATGCCAGGTCTGCTTTCAGATATTCCCAAATAATGAGCaactggagcagcacagggatgttcATCTGTATACATGTGGAGTATGTGGAGCAAAATTTAATTTGAGGAAAGATATGAGATCTCACTATAATGCCAAGCATTTGAAAAGAACATAA
- the ZBTB1 gene encoding zinc finger and BTB domain-containing protein 1 isoform X2 has product MAKTSHSNYVLQQLNKQREWGFLCDCCIAIDDIYFQAHKAVLAACSAYFRMFFMNHQNTTAQLNLSNMKISAECFDLILQFMYLGKIMTAPANFEQFKVAMNYLQLYNVPECLEDIQDTDSSSLKCSSPASSTQTNKMIFGVRMYEDALARNGSETNRWGMEPPSSTVNTSHNKEPEEETLHLNSFPEQLFDVCKKSTTSKFSHTKERVSHSRRFGRSFTCDSCGFSFSCEKLLDEHVLTCTNRHSYQSARYYSAEKIDFSEKNSTSKMISTQTEKYKGDSNHAADDSSSPVSNITSRKSSTVASETSGEEGSRASERKRIIIKVEPEDNPTDELKDFNIIKVADKDCNESSDNDDLDDEQEEPLYRYYVEEEMREKRNARKTLKPRLSMDEDERKCLKSPRHLNSKASSVQEDVENAPCELCGLTITEEDLSSHYLSKHIENICACGKCGQILVKGKQLQEHAQTCGEPQDLTMNGIRNSEEKMDLEENPEEQSEIRDMMFAEMLEDFRDSHFQMNSLQKNQLYKHSACPFRCPNCGQRFDTENLVVEHMSNCLEQDLFKNSMLEENERDHRRKHFCNLCGKGFYQRCHLREHYTVHTKEKQFVCQTCGKQFLRERQLRLHNDMHKGMASSEIGTSKLLNN; this is encoded by the coding sequence ATGGCAAAAACCAGCCATAGCAACTATGTCCTTCAGCAGCTAAACAAGCAAAGAGAGTGGGGCTTTCTGTGCGACTGCTGCATCGCTATCGATGATATTTATTTTCAAGCACATAAAGCAGTccttgctgcctgcagtgcctATTTTAGGATGTTTTTTATGAACCATCAAAACACTACAGCCCAGCTGAATCTAAGCAACATGAAGATTAGCGCTGAATGCTTTGATCTCATTTTACAGTTCATGTATTTAGGAAAAATTATGACAGCCCCTGCCAATTTCGAGCAATTTAAAGTGGCCATGAACTATTTACAGCTGTATAATGTACCTGAGTGTCTAGAAGATATACAGGACACAGACTCATCTAGTTTAAAATGTTCATCTCCTGCTTCTAGCACGCAGACTAATAAAATGATATTTGGTGTGAGAATGTATGAAGACGCACTTGCTAGAAATGGCAGTGAAACAAACAGGTGGGGCATGGAGCCACCAAGTTCAACGGTAAATACATCCCATAACAAAGAGCCTGAGGAAGAAACTTTGCACCTCAACAGCTTCCCCGAGCAACTGTTTGATGTCTGCAAAAAAAGCACCACGTCCAAATTCTCTCACACAAAAGAGCGCGTGTCCCACTCGCGCCGGTTTGGAAGGAGCTTCACCTGCGACAGCTGCGGGTTTAGCTTTAGCTGTGAAAAGCTACTGGATGAGCATGTGTTAACATGCACCAACAGGCATTCCTACCAAAGTGCCAGGTACTACAGTGCTGAGAAAATAGACTTTAGTGAAAAGAACTCTACTTCTAAAATGATTTccacacaaacagaaaaatacaagGGGGACTCGAACCATGCTGCGGACGATTCATCGTCTCCCGTGTCAAACATCACgagcagaaaaagcagcactGTTGCCTCTGAGACATCAGGTGAAGAAGGAAGTAGAGCCTCTGAGAGGAAGAGGATTATCATCAAGGTGGAGCCAGAGGACAATCCTACGGATGAGCTGAAGGATTTTAATATTATCAAGGTGGCAGATAAAGACTGCAATGAGTCTTCTGACAACGATGACCTAGATGATGAACAGGAAGAGCCGCTTTACAGATACTACGTTGAGGAAGAGAtgagagagaagagaaatgcTCGGAAGACTCTAAAGCCTCGCTTATCCATGGATGAGGATGAAAGAAAGTGTTTGAAAAGTCCACGGCACCTTAACAGCAAGGCTTCTTCAGTGCAGGAAGATGTGGAGAATGCTCCCTGTGAACTTTGTGGGCTAACAATCACTGAGGAAGATCTGTCCTCTCATTATTTATCCAAACACATAGAAAATATATGTGCTTGTGGCAAGTGTGGTCAAATACTGGTCAAAGGCAAGCAGCTACAGGAGCATGCACAGACCTGTGGAGAACCCCAGGATCTGACCATGAATGGGATCAGAAATTCTGAGGAGAAAATGGACTTGGAAGAAAACCCCGAGGAGCAGTCAGAAATAAGGGACATGATGTTTGCAGAGATGCTAGAGGACTTCAGGGACAGTCACTTCCAAATGAACAGCCTTCAAAAAAACCAGTTATACAAGCATTCTGCCTGTCCTTTCCGATGCCCTAATTGCGGCCAGCGTTTTGATACTGAAAACCTAGTGGTTGAACATATGTCAAACTGCCTGGAGCAAGATCTGTTCAAGAACTCCATGCTGGAAGAGAATGAGAGGGATCACAGGCGTAAGCATTTCTGCAACCTTTGCGGGAAAGGATTTTATCAGCGTTGCCACTTGCGGGAACACTATACCGTTCATACCAAGGAAAAACAGTTTGTTTGTCAGACATGTGGGAAGCAGTTCTTAAGAGAGCGCCAGTTGCGGCTCCACAATGATATGCACAAAGGCATGGCCAG